One window of the Corynebacterium glutamicum ATCC 13032 genome contains the following:
- a CDS encoding alpha-amylase family protein, whose translation MSFAEHAIIWHVYPLGALGAPIRPEAPAPVTHRLPNLIGWLDYVVELGCNALMLGPVFESVSHGYDTLDFYRIDPRLGTEEDMDALLEAANQRGIGVLFDGVFNHVSSSSKYLDLTTGASFEGHDILAELDHTNPAVVDLVVDVMNHWLDRGIAGWRLDAVYAIAPEFWEKVLPEVRRKHPHAWIVGEMIHGDYSDYVKSSGIDSVTEYELWKAIWSSIKERNFFELEWTLSRHNEFLDTFVPQTFIGNHDVTRIATRIGQSNAILAAAILFTVGGTPSIYYGDEQGFTGLKEDNVFGDDAIRPPLPAEFSPLGTWIENIYKALIALRRQHPWLYQAHTEVLEIANEAMTYKSVGLGGEELTVHLDLEEVSVRILDGEKVLFQYSA comes from the coding sequence ATGAGTTTTGCTGAACATGCGATCATCTGGCACGTCTACCCCCTGGGCGCTTTGGGTGCTCCCATCCGGCCTGAAGCCCCCGCACCTGTCACACATCGGCTCCCCAATCTAATTGGGTGGCTGGATTATGTTGTCGAACTAGGCTGCAACGCCCTCATGCTGGGACCGGTATTCGAGTCCGTCAGCCACGGCTACGACACCCTCGATTTCTACCGCATCGACCCGCGCCTCGGCACCGAGGAAGACATGGACGCGCTGCTGGAGGCTGCGAATCAGCGGGGCATTGGAGTGCTTTTCGACGGCGTCTTCAATCATGTTTCCAGTTCCTCTAAATATCTCGACCTGACCACCGGGGCGTCATTTGAAGGCCACGACATCCTGGCGGAACTCGACCACACGAATCCCGCCGTAGTGGATCTGGTTGTCGATGTCATGAACCACTGGCTCGACCGCGGAATCGCAGGCTGGCGACTCGACGCTGTCTACGCCATCGCCCCTGAATTTTGGGAAAAAGTCCTGCCAGAAGTGCGACGAAAACACCCACACGCATGGATCGTGGGGGAGATGATCCATGGAGATTACTCCGACTACGTGAAAAGCTCCGGCATTGATTCCGTTACCGAATACGAACTGTGGAAAGCCATTTGGAGCAGCATCAAAGAGCGCAATTTCTTTGAACTCGAATGGACTTTGAGTCGCCACAATGAATTCCTCGATACTTTCGTACCGCAGACATTCATTGGTAACCATGACGTCACCCGCATTGCCACCCGAATCGGTCAATCAAATGCGATCCTGGCCGCAGCGATCCTCTTCACGGTCGGAGGAACCCCAAGCATTTACTACGGCGATGAGCAGGGCTTTACGGGATTGAAAGAGGATAACGTTTTCGGTGACGATGCCATTAGGCCACCTCTTCCTGCCGAGTTTTCTCCACTGGGCACCTGGATTGAAAACATTTATAAGGCTCTGATCGCGCTGCGCAGGCAACACCCGTGGTTGTATCAGGCGCACACCGAAGTCCTTGAGATTGCTAATGAAGCGATGACCTATAAGTCCGTCGGTCTTGGAGGTGAAGAGCTGACAGTGCATCTTGATTTGGAAGAGGTGTCTGTTCGGATCCTTGATGGCGAGAAGGTGCTGTTTCAGTACAGCGCTTAG
- a CDS encoding dolichyl-phosphate-mannose--protein mannosyltransferase, translating into MSQALPVRDQGRDQGIFAGTLPPAPPKFKWTRLDTYTWAIIAVFALVTRFTGLSSATASGTPVFDEKHYVPQAWDMVRSWINPITGGIESNPGYGLVVHPPLAKQLEALGEWVFGYTPLGWRIMVAIFGTLTIFAIMAIARRLSGSTMVTFIAGILALADGVLLVSSRFGMLDIFLVFFITAAAWALIRDHQQMHQRLNDLLLTNGQITKDFGPRFGFRWWRFTTGVFLGLALSVKWSGLYYIAFFGLTSVFLDLWLRKRYGVRRYVTGTLKNDVIPALGSLVIIPALLYIWSWRAWFASETSVYRHAKTDGTITEDSILQLFPESIAGWIHYHISVLEFHGSLTTSSGHSHPWDSKPWAWLVSGRPILYFSSTDISCDVGGTCRRMIYLFGTPAIWWLTVPVILWALWSFFARRSRGYVVPLVAFAAGFLPWLAAYDRQMYFFYATALVPFTIIMLALACGELWGRGKMTPTGLTRGSMAVVTYISLVVMMFLAFSPLFYGFVIPDYVYESLMWFPSWR; encoded by the coding sequence GTGAGCCAAGCCCTACCTGTTCGTGACCAGGGGCGGGACCAGGGGATTTTCGCTGGTACTCTCCCGCCCGCACCGCCAAAGTTCAAGTGGACCCGCCTGGATACCTATACCTGGGCGATCATCGCGGTGTTTGCTTTAGTCACGCGTTTTACAGGTTTGAGCAGTGCAACCGCCTCAGGCACCCCAGTTTTTGATGAAAAACACTACGTCCCACAAGCCTGGGACATGGTCCGCTCCTGGATCAACCCCATCACCGGCGGCATTGAATCCAACCCCGGCTACGGACTCGTCGTTCACCCACCGTTGGCCAAACAACTTGAAGCACTCGGTGAATGGGTCTTCGGATACACCCCCCTCGGCTGGCGCATCATGGTCGCCATTTTCGGAACACTCACCATTTTCGCCATCATGGCAATCGCGCGGCGCCTCAGCGGATCCACCATGGTGACTTTCATCGCCGGAATTCTCGCGCTTGCCGACGGCGTCCTCCTCGTCTCATCACGCTTCGGCATGCTGGACATCTTCCTTGTTTTCTTCATCACCGCAGCAGCATGGGCATTGATCCGAGACCACCAACAAATGCACCAACGCCTCAACGATTTACTCCTCACCAACGGCCAAATCACCAAAGACTTTGGCCCCCGATTCGGCTTCCGATGGTGGCGTTTCACCACAGGTGTATTCCTTGGTCTCGCGCTCTCCGTCAAATGGTCCGGACTGTACTACATCGCATTCTTCGGCCTGACCAGCGTGTTCCTAGACTTGTGGCTGCGCAAACGCTACGGCGTCCGACGCTACGTCACCGGCACCCTAAAAAATGACGTCATCCCAGCGCTCGGCTCCTTGGTGATCATCCCTGCCCTGCTTTATATCTGGAGCTGGCGAGCCTGGTTCGCCTCCGAAACCTCCGTCTACCGCCACGCCAAAACAGACGGCACCATCACAGAAGACTCCATCCTGCAGCTCTTCCCTGAGTCAATTGCGGGCTGGATCCACTATCACATCAGCGTCCTGGAATTCCACGGCTCACTGACCACATCCTCAGGTCACAGCCACCCCTGGGATTCCAAGCCGTGGGCCTGGCTTGTCTCCGGTCGACCCATCCTCTACTTCTCCTCCACCGACATCTCCTGCGACGTTGGCGGCACCTGCCGACGCATGATCTACCTCTTCGGCACGCCCGCCATTTGGTGGCTGACAGTCCCAGTCATTCTGTGGGCGCTGTGGTCTTTCTTCGCACGTCGGAGTCGTGGCTATGTTGTCCCGCTGGTTGCTTTCGCCGCAGGATTTTTACCGTGGCTTGCAGCATACGACCGCCAAATGTACTTCTTCTACGCCACCGCCCTAGTTCCATTCACCATCATCATGTTGGCACTCGCCTGCGGTGAACTGTGGGGCCGTGGAAAAATGACCCCCACTGGCTTAACCCGCGGATCAATGGCAGTGGTCACCTACATTTCCCTCGTGGTGATGATGTTTCTCGCGTTTTCGCCACTGTTTTACGGATTTGTCATCCCAGATTATGTCTACGAATCCTTGATGTGGTTCCCAAGCTGGCGCTAA
- the rsmI gene encoding 16S rRNA (cytidine(1402)-2'-O)-methyltransferase, translating into MHVAELSLPTGIIIAATPLGNIGDASPRLVHALANATVVAAEDTRRTASLAAALGVEIKGQLVSNFDHNEQARVGKLIEAARTGTVLVVSDAGMPVVSDPGFALIDAAHDANIPVTCFPGPSAVPTALALSGLHVGRFAFDGFAPRKQGARTTWLESLKTEKRAVCFFESPHRIAETLAHAAEVLGERRVAVCRELSKTYEQVKRGTLPELAEWAQDGVRGEITVVIEGAGDIAADVDSLIDAAQQRVDSGERLKAVCADLAKIHGVSKNELYDAVISAREN; encoded by the coding sequence ATGCATGTTGCTGAATTATCTTTGCCCACTGGAATTATTATCGCGGCGACTCCGCTCGGCAACATTGGGGATGCGTCTCCGCGCCTGGTCCACGCGCTTGCCAACGCCACTGTGGTAGCTGCGGAGGATACCCGCAGGACGGCGTCCTTGGCTGCTGCGTTGGGGGTGGAAATTAAGGGGCAGTTGGTCTCGAACTTTGACCATAATGAACAGGCGCGCGTCGGCAAGCTTATTGAAGCAGCGCGCACGGGCACGGTGCTGGTGGTCAGCGATGCCGGCATGCCTGTGGTTTCTGATCCGGGTTTTGCGCTTATCGACGCCGCCCACGACGCGAACATTCCGGTCACCTGCTTCCCCGGGCCGTCAGCTGTGCCAACTGCGTTGGCATTGTCGGGCCTTCACGTGGGCCGCTTTGCCTTCGACGGTTTCGCGCCGCGCAAACAAGGTGCGCGCACCACGTGGTTGGAGTCGTTGAAAACCGAAAAGCGCGCGGTATGTTTCTTCGAATCTCCTCACCGCATCGCAGAAACCCTGGCTCACGCTGCCGAAGTTTTAGGTGAACGACGCGTAGCAGTGTGCCGTGAACTGTCCAAAACCTACGAACAGGTAAAGCGTGGAACCTTGCCAGAGTTGGCAGAATGGGCACAAGATGGGGTGCGTGGCGAGATCACCGTTGTCATCGAAGGCGCGGGCGATATCGCGGCCGACGTCGATTCGCTTATCGACGCCGCCCAGCAGCGCGTCGATTCCGGCGAGCGGTTGAAAGCGGTGTGCGCAGACCTCGCGAAAATCCATGGCGTGAGCAAAAATGAACTCTACGATGCGGTTATTTCTGCCAGGGAAAATTAA
- the betP gene encoding glycine betaine transporter BetP, with product MTTSDPNPKPIVEDAQPEQITATEELAGLLENPTNLEGKLADAEEEIILEGEDTQASLNWSVIVPALVIVLATVVWGIGFKDSFTNFASSALSAVVDNLGWAFILFGTVFVFFIVVIAASKFGTIRLGRIDEAPEFRTVSWISMMFAAGMGIGLMFYGTTEPLTFYRNGVPGHDEHNVGVAMSTTMFHWTLHPWAIYAIVGLAIAYSTFRVGRKQLLSSAFVPLIGEKGAEGWLGKLIDILAIIATVFGTACSLGLGALQIGAGLSAANIIEDPSDWTIVGIVSVLTLAFIFSAISGVGKGIQYLSNANMVLAALLAIFVFVVGPTVSILNLLPGSIGNYLSNFFQMAGRTAMSADGTAGEWLGSWTIFYWAWWISWSPFVGMFLARISRGRSIREFILGVLLVPAGVSTVWFSIFGGTAIVFEQNGESIWGDGAAEEQLFGLLHALPGGQIMGIIAMILLGTFFITSADSASTVMGTMSQHGQLEANKWVTAAWGVATAAIGLTLLLSGGDNALSNLQNVTIVAATPFLFVVIGLMFALVKDLSNDVIYLEYREQQRFNARLARERRVHNEHRKRELAAKRRRERKASGAGKRR from the coding sequence ATGACTACATCTGACCCAAATCCGAAACCGATAGTGGAGGATGCTCAGCCAGAGCAAATTACCGCAACCGAAGAACTGGCGGGCTTGCTTGAGAATCCAACTAACCTGGAAGGGAAACTGGCCGACGCCGAAGAGGAAATTATCCTCGAAGGCGAAGACACCCAGGCCTCACTTAACTGGTCAGTCATCGTTCCAGCCCTAGTCATTGTCCTAGCGACAGTGGTGTGGGGTATCGGATTCAAAGATAGCTTTACCAACTTTGCTAGTTCTGCGTTGTCAGCAGTAGTTGACAATCTCGGCTGGGCCTTCATTTTGTTTGGCACAGTCTTTGTATTTTTTATCGTTGTTATCGCCGCTAGTAAATTCGGCACGATTCGCTTAGGCCGCATTGATGAAGCACCAGAGTTTCGCACGGTGTCATGGATTTCCATGATGTTTGCTGCAGGTATGGGTATTGGTTTGATGTTCTACGGAACCACAGAACCTTTAACCTTCTACCGCAATGGTGTACCTGGACATGATGAACACAATGTTGGCGTTGCTATGTCCACGACAATGTTCCACTGGACCTTGCATCCATGGGCTATCTACGCAATTGTGGGCCTAGCCATTGCCTATTCGACCTTCCGAGTGGGCCGTAAACAGCTTCTAAGCTCTGCATTCGTGCCACTCATTGGTGAAAAAGGTGCAGAAGGATGGTTGGGCAAGCTCATCGACATCCTGGCGATTATCGCCACCGTATTCGGCACGGCATGTTCCCTTGGCCTTGGTGCCCTGCAGATTGGTGCAGGCCTGTCCGCAGCAAACATCATTGAAGATCCAAGCGATTGGACCATCGTTGGCATTGTTTCTGTTTTGACCCTGGCATTTATCTTCTCCGCTATTTCTGGTGTGGGCAAGGGAATCCAGTACCTCTCCAACGCCAACATGGTTCTGGCAGCTCTGCTCGCGATTTTCGTGTTCGTTGTCGGACCAACCGTGTCGATTTTGAACCTGCTGCCAGGTTCTATTGGCAACTACCTGTCCAACTTCTTCCAAATGGCAGGCCGCACTGCCATGAGTGCCGACGGCACAGCAGGTGAGTGGCTAGGTAGCTGGACCATCTTCTACTGGGCATGGTGGATCTCTTGGTCACCATTCGTAGGAATGTTCTTGGCACGTATTTCCCGTGGCCGCTCCATCCGTGAGTTCATCCTGGGCGTGTTGCTCGTCCCAGCAGGTGTGTCCACCGTATGGTTCTCCATTTTTGGTGGCACTGCGATTGTCTTCGAACAAAATGGGGAATCCATTTGGGGTGATGGTGCAGCAGAAGAGCAGCTTTTTGGATTGCTTCATGCACTTCCAGGTGGGCAAATCATGGGCATCATCGCCATGATTTTGCTGGGTACTTTCTTCATTACCTCTGCTGACTCTGCTTCCACCGTCATGGGCACCATGAGTCAGCACGGCCAGCTGGAAGCCAACAAGTGGGTGACAGCTGCCTGGGGTGTTGCTACCGCAGCTATTGGACTAACGCTATTGCTTTCTGGTGGTGACAATGCCTTGAGCAACTTGCAAAACGTCACCATCGTGGCTGCAACACCATTCTTGTTTGTGGTTATTGGATTGATGTTTGCGTTAGTCAAGGACTTAAGCAATGATGTGATCTACCTCGAGTACCGTGAGCAGCAACGCTTCAACGCGCGCCTTGCCCGTGAACGTCGTGTTCACAATGAACACCGCAAGCGTGAACTGGCTGCAAAGCGACGCAGGGAGCGTAAGGCGAGTGGCGCGGGGAAGCGTCGATAG
- the metG gene encoding methionine--tRNA ligase, protein MTKNVLVSVAWPYANGPRHIGHVAGFGVPSDVFARFQRMSGNNVLMVSGTDEHGTPLLVQADKEGVTVQDLADKYNRQIVEDLTGLGLSYDLFTRTTTSNHYAVVQELFRGLYDNGYMIKETTLGAISPSTGRTLPDRYIEGTCPICGTDGARGDQCDNCGNQLDPADLINPVSKINGETPEFVETEHFLLDLPALAEALTEWLKGREDWRPNVLKFSLNLLDDIRPRAMSRDIDWGIPIPVEGWQDNNAKKLYVWFDAVVGYLSASIEWAYRSGDPEAWRTFWNDPETKSYYFMGKDNITFHSQIWPAELLGYAGKGSRGGEIGDLGVLNLPTEVVSSEFLTMSGSKFSSSKGVVIYVKDFLKEFGPDALRYFIAVAGPENNDTDFTWDEFVRRVNNELANGWGNLVNRTVSMAHKNFGEVPVPGALEESDKKILDLATAAFESVAANLDQSKFKAGISEIMHVVGEANAYIAEQEPWKLAKDDTKRERLATVLWTALQVVSDCNTMLTPYLPHTAQKVHETLGRDGIWAATPQIVEVTNESPRQPIGVGLPDPEHTYPVIMGDYKTQLAKWQRIDVVPGTTLEKPAPLIAKLDPELGETGPEWAPVQN, encoded by the coding sequence ATGACGAAGAACGTGCTCGTATCTGTTGCCTGGCCGTATGCCAACGGACCCCGTCACATTGGACATGTGGCGGGGTTTGGTGTCCCCTCCGATGTGTTCGCAAGGTTCCAGCGAATGTCTGGCAACAACGTGCTCATGGTGTCCGGCACCGATGAGCACGGCACGCCACTTCTGGTTCAAGCAGACAAAGAAGGCGTCACCGTTCAAGACCTAGCGGATAAGTACAACCGCCAGATCGTCGAAGACCTCACCGGCCTGGGCCTGTCCTATGACCTTTTCACCCGCACCACCACCTCCAACCACTACGCAGTAGTGCAGGAACTGTTCCGTGGTCTGTACGACAACGGTTACATGATCAAGGAAACCACCCTCGGTGCGATTTCCCCATCCACTGGCCGTACCCTGCCAGACCGCTACATTGAAGGCACCTGCCCAATCTGTGGCACCGACGGCGCTCGTGGCGACCAGTGCGACAACTGCGGAAACCAGCTCGATCCAGCGGACCTGATCAACCCGGTGTCCAAGATCAACGGCGAAACCCCAGAGTTCGTTGAGACCGAACACTTCCTGCTCGACCTGCCAGCACTGGCTGAAGCACTAACCGAGTGGCTGAAGGGACGCGAAGACTGGCGTCCAAACGTGTTGAAGTTCTCGCTCAACCTGCTGGACGATATCCGCCCACGCGCAATGTCGCGCGATATCGACTGGGGCATCCCAATCCCAGTTGAAGGATGGCAAGACAACAACGCCAAGAAGCTCTACGTCTGGTTCGACGCTGTCGTGGGCTACTTGTCCGCATCCATCGAATGGGCCTACCGCTCCGGCGACCCAGAAGCATGGCGCACCTTCTGGAATGATCCAGAAACCAAGTCCTACTACTTCATGGGCAAAGACAACATCACCTTCCACTCCCAGATCTGGCCAGCGGAGCTTCTCGGCTACGCAGGCAAGGGCTCCCGCGGTGGAGAAATCGGTGACCTGGGTGTTCTGAACCTGCCTACTGAGGTTGTTTCCTCTGAGTTCCTGACTATGTCTGGATCCAAGTTCTCCTCATCCAAGGGCGTTGTCATCTACGTGAAGGACTTCCTCAAGGAGTTCGGCCCAGATGCGCTGCGATACTTCATCGCTGTCGCAGGCCCAGAAAACAACGACACCGACTTCACCTGGGATGAATTTGTCCGCCGCGTAAATAACGAGCTGGCAAACGGCTGGGGCAACCTGGTCAACCGCACTGTATCCATGGCGCACAAGAACTTCGGTGAAGTACCAGTACCTGGCGCACTGGAAGAATCTGACAAGAAGATCCTTGATCTTGCTACCGCTGCCTTTGAATCCGTTGCTGCGAACCTGGATCAGTCCAAGTTCAAGGCCGGTATCTCTGAAATCATGCACGTTGTCGGTGAGGCCAACGCCTACATCGCAGAGCAAGAACCATGGAAGCTTGCCAAGGATGACACCAAGCGCGAGCGTCTTGCCACCGTGCTGTGGACTGCGCTGCAGGTTGTTTCTGACTGCAACACCATGCTGACCCCATACCTGCCACACACCGCCCAAAAGGTGCATGAGACCTTGGGCCGTGATGGAATCTGGGCTGCAACACCACAGATCGTGGAAGTCACCAACGAATCACCACGCCAGCCAATCGGCGTGGGGCTACCAGATCCAGAGCACACCTACCCAGTAATCATGGGCGACTACAAGACCCAGCTGGCTAAGTGGCAGCGCATCGACGTTGTGCCAGGCACCACCTTGGAGAAGCCAGCACCGCTGATTGCTAAGCTCGATCCAGAACTTGGTGAAACCGGCCCAGAATGGGCACCAGTGCAGAACTAA
- a CDS encoding RecQ family ATP-dependent DNA helicase: MNATREEANNLLAGIAGPGAQLRDDQWVAIDALVNQRKRMLVVQRTGWGKSAVYFIAAKLLRARGAGAAVIISPLLALMRNQVASAERAGIKAATLNSANMTEWETIQQQVVSGDADVLLISPERLNNPDFRDTILPRLAAETGLVVVDEAHCISDWGHDFRPDYRRIRDLLAGLAPNIPVLATTATANDRVVEDVRAQLGDGTGLLRGGLDRESLYLSVVNLLNPTERPAWLATHLKELTGSGIIYCLTVSAAHDLADALNSVGWNVAAYTGRTEAGERERLEHALINNEIKALVATSALGMGFDKPDLGFVVHMGSPSSPVSYYQQIGRAGRGTARADVILLPGTEDKEIWEYFASVSFPREEVVRQLLAVLTDEAQSTVKLESQVDLSRSRLEQVLKVLDVDGAVKRVRGGWVSTGQEWIYDAERYAGLEQARKIEQQSMVNYQNTTECRMLYLRKELDDVEATTPCGRCDNCTGKTWGLDTDASITLKVDQQLQTPGVKIAPRKMWPTGISVRGKIAGLEEGRALGRLNDIARGPALKALLDSGAYSDDPWMARIIEVLKNWDWTNRPANVVALGNTNFGSTEMIIQVAQSIAAVGRMNFAGVLPAAPGAEEVMAQNSAYRVEALLKQWDWSQGLQLVPGPILLVTDLIDTGWSVTVAGNGIAQRTSEKVLPFALASRG, encoded by the coding sequence ATGAACGCAACGAGGGAAGAAGCCAACAACTTACTAGCTGGAATCGCCGGACCTGGCGCACAGCTCCGCGATGATCAATGGGTAGCAATTGATGCATTGGTAAACCAACGCAAACGCATGCTGGTGGTGCAAAGGACCGGTTGGGGTAAATCAGCCGTCTACTTCATCGCCGCCAAACTGTTAAGAGCACGCGGTGCGGGCGCAGCCGTGATTATTTCTCCACTACTAGCCCTCATGCGTAACCAGGTGGCGTCCGCCGAACGCGCCGGGATTAAGGCAGCGACACTCAACAGTGCCAATATGACGGAATGGGAAACCATCCAGCAACAAGTCGTTTCAGGCGACGCCGATGTGCTGTTAATTTCACCTGAACGCCTCAACAACCCAGACTTTAGAGACACCATTTTGCCTCGACTAGCAGCTGAAACAGGCCTAGTGGTGGTCGATGAAGCCCACTGTATTTCCGACTGGGGTCACGATTTCCGCCCCGATTATCGCCGCATCCGCGACCTGTTAGCGGGACTTGCGCCCAATATTCCCGTGCTAGCAACCACAGCCACCGCCAATGACCGCGTGGTTGAAGATGTCCGTGCCCAACTAGGAGATGGCACAGGTTTGCTTCGTGGTGGGCTAGACCGTGAATCCCTTTACCTATCAGTGGTGAACCTGCTCAACCCCACCGAACGCCCAGCTTGGCTTGCCACCCACCTCAAAGAACTGACGGGTTCGGGCATCATTTACTGCCTCACTGTGTCAGCTGCACATGATCTTGCCGATGCACTTAATTCTGTTGGATGGAATGTTGCCGCGTACACCGGTCGAACCGAAGCAGGAGAGCGCGAACGTTTAGAACATGCCTTGATCAACAACGAGATCAAAGCACTAGTAGCAACCTCTGCACTGGGAATGGGCTTTGACAAACCTGACCTTGGATTTGTTGTGCACATGGGCAGCCCCAGCTCACCGGTGTCTTATTACCAGCAGATTGGTCGCGCCGGGCGCGGCACCGCTCGTGCCGATGTCATCCTGCTGCCAGGAACTGAAGACAAAGAGATCTGGGAGTACTTTGCATCAGTATCGTTCCCACGCGAAGAGGTAGTCCGCCAACTGCTTGCGGTGTTAACCGATGAGGCGCAATCCACTGTCAAATTGGAATCACAAGTAGATCTTTCCCGATCACGCCTTGAACAAGTACTTAAAGTGCTAGACGTAGATGGCGCAGTCAAACGTGTACGTGGCGGATGGGTCTCCACCGGGCAAGAGTGGATCTACGATGCGGAACGCTACGCAGGACTTGAACAAGCAAGGAAAATTGAACAGCAAAGCATGGTGAACTACCAGAACACCACTGAGTGCCGCATGCTGTACCTCCGCAAAGAACTAGACGATGTGGAGGCAACTACTCCGTGCGGGCGCTGCGACAATTGCACGGGCAAAACGTGGGGGCTCGACACCGATGCCTCGATCACTTTGAAAGTGGACCAACAGCTTCAAACACCCGGAGTGAAAATAGCCCCACGAAAAATGTGGCCGACTGGCATTAGTGTCAGAGGAAAAATCGCAGGGCTAGAAGAAGGACGAGCACTGGGACGACTCAATGACATTGCCCGTGGACCTGCACTAAAGGCCCTGCTGGACAGCGGAGCTTATTCTGATGATCCATGGATGGCACGCATCATCGAAGTGCTGAAAAACTGGGATTGGACCAACCGGCCTGCCAACGTGGTCGCTCTCGGCAATACCAACTTTGGATCAACTGAGATGATCATCCAGGTAGCTCAATCAATCGCAGCGGTGGGACGAATGAACTTTGCGGGTGTACTTCCCGCCGCGCCGGGTGCTGAAGAAGTCATGGCTCAGAATTCCGCATACCGAGTAGAAGCCCTATTGAAACAATGGGACTGGTCGCAAGGCTTGCAACTAGTTCCCGGTCCCATTTTGCTGGTGACAGACCTTATTGATACTGGCTGGTCGGTGACAGTTGCAGGAAATGGCATTGCGCAGCGGACCTCAGAGAAGGTGCTGCCGTTCGCTTTAGCGAGTAGGGGATAG
- a CDS encoding cyclase family protein: MQIIDLSHAFAPGQPHYPGDPDQEIKTVSTIENDGFLMHQYRLVGPWGTHVDAPAHFDPQGRTLDQIPVEETHLPLYCLRFSRPDLCTAADIEAFEHTHGKIEPGSFVALHTGWEWGKQGIAPGWSIEALEILHARGVIAIGHDLPDTDPSLEAQRWWLCRDHWQIENLTNLDKVPATGAMIACPWPVPKDGASFPVRPIALVPEHLSPTR, from the coding sequence ATGCAGATCATTGATCTCTCTCATGCGTTCGCGCCCGGACAACCCCACTACCCTGGGGATCCAGATCAAGAAATTAAGACGGTCTCCACGATTGAAAACGATGGCTTTTTAATGCATCAATACAGACTTGTTGGTCCCTGGGGAACGCATGTAGATGCACCTGCACATTTCGATCCACAAGGTCGGACGCTTGATCAGATCCCTGTGGAGGAAACGCATTTACCCCTTTATTGCCTGAGGTTTTCTCGCCCCGATCTATGTACTGCTGCTGATATAGAAGCGTTTGAACATACACACGGGAAAATCGAACCAGGATCCTTCGTCGCACTCCACACTGGATGGGAATGGGGTAAACAAGGGATCGCACCCGGCTGGTCTATCGAGGCTTTAGAAATCCTCCATGCCCGTGGAGTCATTGCCATTGGCCACGATCTTCCCGATACAGATCCTTCACTGGAGGCACAGCGCTGGTGGCTGTGCCGTGACCATTGGCAGATTGAAAACCTCACCAATTTGGACAAGGTTCCTGCAACGGGTGCGATGATTGCTTGTCCTTGGCCAGTTCCAAAAGATGGTGCTAGTTTCCCAGTGCGTCCAATTGCTCTCGTCCCAGAGCACCTATCCCCTACTCGCTAA